The following nucleotide sequence is from Pseudonocardia abyssalis.
CGATCAGCCGGGCGTCGCGGGCGAGTGCGCGGGCCATGCTGACGACCTGTTGACCCGCGGCCGGCAGCCGCCCCAGCTCGCGGCGCGGCGGGATCTCGGGGTGCCCGAGTCGGCGCAGCAGCGCGCGGGCGATGTCCTCGGCGTCGCGGGGGCGGGTGAAGCCCAGCCGCGCAGGCTCGTGGCCGAGCACGATGTTCTCGGCGACGCTCAGGCCGGGCACGAGGTCGAGCTCCTGGTGGATGGTGGCGATCCCGGCGGCGTCGGCGGCCTGCGGGGAGCCGAACGAGACGGGCTCACCCGCCCAGCGGAGCTCGCCCGCGTCAGGCCGGTGAGCCCCGGCGAGCACCTTGATCAGCGTCGACTTGCCCGCGCCGTTCTGGCCCAGCAGGCAGTGCACCTCGCCCGCGGCGACGTCGAGGTCGACGCCGTCGAGCGCGCGGACCCCCGGGAAGTCCTTGACGATCCCCCGCATCTGCAGCAACACGGGGGAAACCTAGGAGGGTTGACCAGTGACGTACAACGGCCGAATAATGCGTGTTCAAGTCATTTATCCGATGAAATCAGGTCGTGATGTCCCCGCCGCCGTGGACGCTGCCCGCACTGCGCCTCGAGGCCCCGCTGCTTTCCGGGCGGATCGACGCGGGCGTCACCCTCAGCACCGTGACGCGGCTGGTCGCGTCCGGCACGGCCGTCAGCAAGGCCGACCTCGTCGTCGCCGCCGGGCTGGCGCGCACCACCGTCAGCGCCGCCGTCGACGAGCTGCTCGCGCGCGGCGTCCTGCAGCCCGACGGGATCCGCCCGACGAGCGGGCGCGGGCGCCCGGCCGACCGCCTCGCCCTGTCCCCGCACTGCGGCGCGGTGCTGCTCGCCGACGTCGGGGCCCGCGGGGCGCACCTGGCCGTGGTCGACCTGCGCCAGCAGGTGCTCGGCCACGTGCACGTCGACCTCGACGTCCGGGAGGGGCCCGCGGCGGTGCTCGGCACCGTGGAGGGTGAGCTGGAGAAGCTCCGCACCCGGGCCGGGGTGCCGGTACGCGCGGTCGTGATCGGCCTGCCCGGCCCCGTCGACGGCCACCTCGGCGTCCCGGTGCGGCCGCCGATCATGCCGGGCTGGCACGCCTACCCGGTCGCCGCGCGGCTGCAGGAGACGTTCGCGTGCCCCGTGCTGCTGGAGAACGACGTCAACCTGCGCGCCCTCGGCGAGGCCAGGGCGCTGCCCGCCGACCAGGCCCCGCTGCTGTTCGTCAAGGTCGGCACCGGGATCGGCGGCGGGCTGGTGACGCGCGAGGGGGTGCTGCACCACGGCGCCGACGGGGCCGCGGGCGACATCGGGCACGTGCGCGTCCGCGGCGCCCCCGACACCGTGTGCGTCTGCGGCAACATCGGGTGCATCGAGGCCGTCGCCTCCGTCACCGCGATCGGGCGGCGGCTCGGGCTCGCCGGCGCGGACGCCGCGTCGGAGGTCCGGGAGCTGGTCGCCCGCGCCGACCCGGAGACGATGGCGCTGGTCCGGGAGGCCGCCGCGCTGATCGGCGAGGTCGTCGCCATGCTCGTGCACTTCTACAACCCCGCGCGCGTCACGCTCGGCGGGTCGGTCACCTCGGCCAGTGACGAGCTGCTGGCCGGTGTCCGCAGCGTCGTCTACCAGCGGGCCCTGCCGCTGGCCACCCGCAACCTGGTCCTCGCCACAAGCGTGCTCGGGGAGCACGCCGGGCTCGGCGGGGCGTCCGTGCTCGGCATCGAGCGGGTGCTCTCCGCCGAGCACATCGGGCTGCTGGGTGCCGCTACTCGACGGTGATGCGCACGATGTCGAACGCCGGCGTCTGGTTGGCACGCTGCATCATCGGGACGCGGTGCGATCCGTCGCCCGCCCACACCGCGCACTGCGCGGTGCCGGCACTCGGCATGGCGTTCACCGGCACCGTGACCTGGTCGGGAGCCGCGCCGCCCTGGTTGTCCTGCGTGGCGAGGAAGAACTCCGGCGCGGGCTCGGCGTCGGGGGCGACGTCGAGGGAGTCGAGCATCCGGCAGGCGGTGTGGAAGTGGCCGCGCTGGATGCCGTCCTCGGTGAGGAACGAGCTCTCGCGGTAGTAGCCGCCCGCGGCCGCACCGAGGAAGCGGTCGCGGACCAGGTTGCGGGTGCTGACCTGCAGGGTGAACTTCTCCCCCACCGCGACGGTGGCGGGGGCGTCGGTGATCAGCAACGACGGGCTCTGCGCGGCCGCGGCGACCTCGCCGAACGCGATCGCGACGCAGCGGGGGGCGTCCTGGAAGCCGGTGTGCGGGTCGAGATCGCTGGTGGAGCAGTCGTCGCCGAGGATCTCCAGGCCGCCGGCCGCGGGCGGCGGGGCGACGGGGGGCGCGGTGGTGGTCTCCCCCGTCGTCGTGTCCTCGGCTGGGTCCGTGTCCTCCGCTGCGCCGGGCTCCTCGGCACCGGCCGTCTCCTCGGCCGTCGCGGTCTCCTCCTGGGACGTCGCCTGGTCCGCGGCGGTCTCCTCGTCCGCGGCGGTCTCCTCCTCGGTCGGCTCCAGCTCCTGCGTGTTGCCCGCCGGGACGGTCCGGACCGTGGTCGGGGTGACCGAGTGGCCGCCGTGGCCGCCCGTACCCTGCCCGGAACCCTGTCCTGCGCCCTGGCCGTAGTCACCGGTGGACGGGGTCGCGATGGCGTAGTCGCAGGCCGTCGGCAGCAGCACCACGGCCGCGGCCGCCATGATCGTCAGCGCGGCGCGGCGGGCGCGGGCCGAAGGACTGTTCTCGGGCAGGGTCGGGTCGGGGAGCGCTGTCTCGCGCATCGGGGTGCCTCTCTGGGACGGGGAGCGGAGCGCCGGGGAGCGGGGAGCGTCGGCGCGGGTGGGTCGGGAGTGCGGGTCAGCGCTTCACGGAGTGCCGCGGACCGGTCTGTGAGACGGCGTTCGGGGACACCGCGTTCGGGGACACGCGCGAGTGCGAGCCGGTGTCGGAGACCCGGGGGTGCGGGCCAGTGTCGGAGACCCGGGGGTGCGGGCCGGTCTGCGACACGCGGGGATCGGGGATGCGGGGGTGCGACCCGGTGATGTGGGACTCGGGGTAGCGGGAGTGCGGCGGCGGGGCCGGCGCGGCGATGGCCGCGATCGCGCGGGCCGTCGCGTCCGGGGCGGGGCCCCGGACGGGCAGGCCCACCGGACCGGGCCGGCGGCGCATCGCGGAGAACAGGGCGATCGCGGCGAGCACCGCGGCCAGGACGACGAGCGCGGGGACGATCAGGTCCGCCGGGCCGCGGCCCGAGCCGAGCAGGCCGGGCGAGGGGGCCTCGGGCAGCGCCGAGTAGTCGACGAGCCCGGTGCTCTCCAGGTAGCCGATGTGCCGGGTCACGTACTCGTCGGCCTGCGCGGCGAACTGACGGACCAGCTCGTTGCGGGTGCTGACCCGGACCGCCGCGATGACCGGGAGCACGGTGCCGTGCGCGGCGCGCAGGCGCTGCACGAACACGCGGTCGTAGTCGGTGCCGGTGAGCGCGGACATCTCGTTCATCCAGGTCAACTGCTCGGCCGTGGGGCGGCTCGGCACCAGCACGCCGAGCTGGTCGGCGGTCTCCATGACGAGCTGGTCGAGCTCCACGTGCTCGTGGTGGATGTTGGTGCCGACGGTCTGCACCTCCGCACGGCTGGCCTGCTGCTCGGCCTGCTGGCCGGTGGGGGCCTCCCAGAGACCGGCGAGGCGGACCTTGACGAGCAGGTCGCGGTCGGCGGGGCCGAGCGGGCCCCACGCGGTCTGGGTGTAACCGGCGGTGCCGGGGGTGCCGGACGCCCAGGACTGGGCGATCGAGGCGCTGACGGCGAGCAGCACCGCGACGATCACGGCCGTGCGCAGGGCGCGGGGAACACGGCGGAGCATGGTGGGGGAGCCTTTCAGGGACGGGTCAGACCATGTCGAACTGCTCGGTGCGGACATGGTCCGGGGGAACACCGAGGAGTCCGAGTGCGTGGAACGCGGTCGCGACGAGGGTCGGGGAACCGCAGACGAACCAGTCGAGCGAGCGCGGGTCGGGGATGCCCGCGAGAGCGGTGGTCAGGGGGGTGGTCGCGTTGCGGTGGGGGCCGCGCAGCACCTCGCTGACGTCGAGGTAGAGGTGGTCGGCGAGCAGTGCGAGCTCGTCGCGGAACAGCACGTCCTCGCGGCCGGCGACGACCAGCACGAGATGGAACCGGCGGGCGTCGCCGCGGTCGGCCGCGGTGCGCAGCATGCTCATCATCGGCGTCACGCCGACGCCGCCGGCGATCATCACGACGCCGGTCGCCGAGCGGGAGTCGTCGACGGTGAAGGCGCCGTGCGGGCCGTCGACCCAGACCTGCTGGCCGGGCCGCAGGTCCGCGACCGCCGCGGTGAACGACCCGGCGTGCCGGATCGTGAACTCCACCGAGTACGGGTCGTGCGCCGAGGACGCGATCGTGAAGGGGTGCTCCTCGGCGCGCGTCGAGCGGGCCAGCCGCAGCCACGCGAACTGGCCGGGCGCGAAGGTCCAGTCGTGCTCGTCGCCCGCCCCGTGGCGGGCGCGGCGCCGGTCGAGCACCAGGGTGCTGACGGTCGGCGCCTCGGAGCGGACCTCGCGCACGACGAACTCCGAGGACGGGTCGAACACCGCGCGCAGCAGCCAGCGGTGCAGCAGCACCGCCAGCAGGGCCACGCAGATCAGGGCGAGCACCGCGCTCATCACGGAGTCCGTGACGAGCTGCTGGAGGTACCAGACGTGCAGCGCGGAGCCGACGACCGCGACCCCGGCGAGCCCGACGTGGGTCCAGCGCCACAACTCGTAGGGCAGGTGCCGGGTGCGGCTGCGGGTGACGGCCAGCGCCACGGCGAGCGCGACCGCGGCGGTGGCGACGGTGGCGGCGACCGACGCCGACGTGGCCCGCGCAGGCGTCAGCAGCGTGACGTTGAGCGGGTCGGCGGCGACGACGCAGGCCAGGTGCAGCAGCACCAGACCCGCGGCCAGGCCGCCGAGCGTGCGGTGGACCTCGAGGATGCCCTCGATGCCGAACGCACGGGTGAGCGAGCGGACGCGCGAGGGCAGCACCGCCGCGGACACGATCGCCGAGAGCGCGAGCAGCCCGGTCGTCGTCGACAGTTGGGTCCACAGTGGAGCCGGCGGGGACGTGAGCAGGCGGATCACCACCGGGGCCACGAGAACCGTGCCCAGCGCCGCGATCCACGCGGCCCGCACGGTGCCCGCGGGGTAGGAGCCGTCTGTCATGGGCCGGACGTTAGAAGGGGGTACCCCGTCGGGGTTGCGAGCCTGAGAGCCCCCCGGGCCGGGCGTCGTCCCGGGTGCGACGAGCGGGGACGGATTGGACTGTTCGGACCACGAGTTGCACCGGTTGCCCCGTAACACCCTCAGGGAAGCTGACGATCCGGGCCGCCCGCGACGGCCCCCGACCGCTCACCGCTCCCCCCGGGCGGCACGCCCGTCGAGCCGACGGGGGCGACTGCTCGGCGTGCGCCCGCCGGAGGCGCGCCGTCACGCTCGGCGACGGACGCCGCCCTACCGCAGAACCTCCCCGCGCGTCTCGCGCATCCGCCACACGGTGACCAAGGAGATCACCGCGCCCACGGCGACGTAGACGAAGAAGAGGTCGGCGTGGCCGGCCTGGCGCAGTGCAGTGATGATCAGCGGGGCGGTGCCGCCGAAGAGGGCGACCGTCAGGTTGTACCAGGCACCGATGCCCAGGCCGCGCAGCTCCGTGGGGAACAGCTCGCTCATCACGGCGGGCGCGATCGAGGTCATGGCGGTGTAGAGGACCAGCCCGACGCAGAACACGACGAGCAGGTTGCCCAGGCCGGGGCCGATCAGCGTGGAGAGTGGGACGATCAGCACCGCGGTCGCCGCCGACCACACGAGCAGCTGCGGGCGGCGCCCGACCCGGTCGGCCAGCGCGCCCATCGGGTACTGCAGCAGCACGAACAGCGCCGTCGCGATGGACAACGCGACGAACACCTCCCCCGCGGCCGCACCCTCCTGCACCGCGTACGGCGTGAGGGCGGAGAAGAAGGTGTAGTAGCAGAGCGTGGAGAGCAGGGTGAAGCCGACGAGCTGGGCGACGGCCCGCGGGTGCTCGCGCAGCGTCGTGCGCAGCGGGTGGCGCAGCGCCTGGGCCTTCTCCTTGTTCTCCTCGAACTGGTCGGTCTCGGGCATCGCGCGGCGCAGCCACAGCCCGATCAGGCCGAGCACTCCCCCGATGACGAACGGGATCCGCCAGCCGTACGCGGCGAGCTGGTCCTCCGTCAGCGTCGTGGTGAGCAG
It contains:
- a CDS encoding ROK family protein; protein product: MSPPPWTLPALRLEAPLLSGRIDAGVTLSTVTRLVASGTAVSKADLVVAAGLARTTVSAAVDELLARGVLQPDGIRPTSGRGRPADRLALSPHCGAVLLADVGARGAHLAVVDLRQQVLGHVHVDLDVREGPAAVLGTVEGELEKLRTRAGVPVRAVVIGLPGPVDGHLGVPVRPPIMPGWHAYPVAARLQETFACPVLLENDVNLRALGEARALPADQAPLLFVKVGTGIGGGLVTREGVLHHGADGAAGDIGHVRVRGAPDTVCVCGNIGCIEAVASVTAIGRRLGLAGADAASEVRELVARADPETMALVREAAALIGEVVAMLVHFYNPARVTLGGSVTSASDELLAGVRSVVYQRALPLATRNLVLATSVLGEHAGLGGASVLGIERVLSAEHIGLLGAATRR
- a CDS encoding DUF4142 domain-containing protein, which gives rise to MLRRVPRALRTAVIVAVLLAVSASIAQSWASGTPGTAGYTQTAWGPLGPADRDLLVKVRLAGLWEAPTGQQAEQQASRAEVQTVGTNIHHEHVELDQLVMETADQLGVLVPSRPTAEQLTWMNEMSALTGTDYDRVFVQRLRAAHGTVLPVIAAVRVSTRNELVRQFAAQADEYVTRHIGYLESTGLVDYSALPEAPSPGLLGSGRGPADLIVPALVVLAAVLAAIALFSAMRRRPGPVGLPVRGPAPDATARAIAAIAAPAPPPHSRYPESHITGSHPRIPDPRVSQTGPHPRVSDTGPHPRVSDTGSHSRVSPNAVSPNAVSQTGPRHSVKR
- a CDS encoding ferredoxin reductase family protein: MTDGSYPAGTVRAAWIAALGTVLVAPVVIRLLTSPPAPLWTQLSTTTGLLALSAIVSAAVLPSRVRSLTRAFGIEGILEVHRTLGGLAAGLVLLHLACVVAADPLNVTLLTPARATSASVAATVATAAVALAVALAVTRSRTRHLPYELWRWTHVGLAGVAVVGSALHVWYLQQLVTDSVMSAVLALICVALLAVLLHRWLLRAVFDPSSEFVVREVRSEAPTVSTLVLDRRRARHGAGDEHDWTFAPGQFAWLRLARSTRAEEHPFTIASSAHDPYSVEFTIRHAGSFTAAVADLRPGQQVWVDGPHGAFTVDDSRSATGVVMIAGGVGVTPMMSMLRTAADRGDARRFHLVLVVAGREDVLFRDELALLADHLYLDVSEVLRGPHRNATTPLTTALAGIPDPRSLDWFVCGSPTLVATAFHALGLLGVPPDHVRTEQFDMV
- a CDS encoding MFS transporter, producing MSDPSAAPTEAPHRLPVRTLVAASVGNAIEWYDWTIYATFSVYFATQIFSPADPAAALIGTLATYALAFFFRPLGGLLLGRFADLRGRRTAMLVTILLMAGGSFVIGVLPTYDAVGWLAPVLLLLARIAQGMSLGGEVSNASAYLAEIAPPERRGRYSSFFYISTGTAVLLASLLGVLLTTTLTEDQLAAYGWRIPFVIGGVLGLIGLWLRRAMPETDQFEENKEKAQALRHPLRTTLREHPRAVAQLVGFTLLSTLCYYTFFSALTPYAVQEGAAAGEVFVALSIATALFVLLQYPMGALADRVGRRPQLLVWSAATAVLIVPLSTLIGPGLGNLLVVFCVGLVLYTAMTSIAPAVMSELFPTELRGLGIGAWYNLTVALFGGTAPLIITALRQAGHADLFFVYVAVGAVISLVTVWRMRETRGEVLR